A genome region from Stenotrophomonas maltophilia includes the following:
- a CDS encoding barstar family protein — translation MPLTLQIEGSAIHDIGSLHAELNRVFMASEDWQLGPNLDALDDLLHGGYGALAGHDQVTLVWRDIAHSRAALGVDATRRWLQAKLDGPGHFNAQAITHQLQALQRGDGQTYFEIVMEIFASHRQITLILA, via the coding sequence ATGCCCCTTACCCTGCAGATTGAAGGCAGTGCGATCCACGACATCGGCAGCCTCCATGCCGAACTCAACCGCGTGTTCATGGCAAGCGAGGACTGGCAGCTCGGGCCGAACCTGGATGCGCTGGACGACCTGTTGCATGGCGGTTATGGCGCGTTGGCTGGCCACGATCAGGTCACCCTCGTCTGGCGCGACATCGCACATAGCCGCGCGGCTCTGGGCGTCGATGCCACCCGCCGCTGGCTGCAGGCAAAACTCGACGGGCCGGGTCACTTCAACGCGCAGGCCATCACCCACCAGCTGCAGGCCCTGCAACGGGGCGATGGCCAGACCTACTTCGAGATCGTCATGGAGATATTCGCCAGCCACCGGCAGATCACGCTCATCCTGGCCTGA